Proteins from a single region of Theileria parva strain Muguga chromosome 1, complete sequence, whole genome shotgun sequence:
- a CDS encoding SVSP family protein (Tp25) — MNKYVIYTYFLVLSIIGFVRSSDKQGASGAGDDDSDDENYDLIVRELETLIEDDSQTVDTSGDTSSSVPIQPGTYSPHPCYQPPPQTTIPPAQTTIPPAQDPNPKPPVTEEAPKYYLISPEKGKDGKYKLIPITHLEYTPPKPKQKPISPTRLSSDTTQISQKKDEVKSTPGKELDQTKPGSSASSEGDSDSEENFDVIVSGIEKLLEDEDAQPITQPENVVSPGAETPAAGTDKLPSIVFLTDDPTGKLVPMNDSKYKILISDRFSIKFKFGARLIKILCDGITVWTYTPGLSYPRTVIFRKVQNIFEVNFNNRVSSCILQNGIWVERVVFAPQELKLYRKSSSGNYYRMTHNKYNIQLTPSQSFQYVFNTPVLCEMIQIEHKIVWIRKPNDPPLLKLTYFSKSYVRLYFRYYSIEIYNSNDSVVTKTFPRN; from the exons atgaataaatacgttatatacacatattttCTTGTACTGAGCATAATTGGATTTGTTAGATCTTCCGATAAGCAAGGCGCATCTGGAGCTGGTGATGATGACAGTgatgatgaaaattatgattTAATTGTAAGAGAATTAGAAACATTAATTGAAGATGATAGTCAAACTGTTGACACCAGTGGAGATACTTCATCTTCAGTTCCTATTCAACCTGGTACATATTCTCCCCATCCTTGTTATCAACCACCACCTCAAACAACAATTCCACCGGCTCAAACAACAATTCCACCAGCTCAAGATCCAAATCCTAAACCACCAGTTACAGAAGAAGCTCcgaaatattatttaatatcaCCTGAAAAGGGTAAGGACGGGaaatataaactaattCCAATTACTCATCTTGAATATACACCACCTAAACCTAAACAAAAGCCAATTTCTCCAACTCGCCTCAGTTCCGATACCACCCAAATTAGTCAGAAAAAAGATGAAGTAAAATCTACTCCCGGTAAAGAATTAGATCAAACTAAACCAGGTTCAAGTGCTAGTAGTGAAGGTGACAGTGATAGTGAAGAAAACTTTGATGTGATAGTAAGTGGAATAGAGAAATTACTTGAAGATGAAGACGCCCAACCAATTACTCAGCCTGAAAATGTTGTTTCACCTGGAGCCGAAACACCTGCTGCAGGAACCGATAAATTACCTTCAATTGTGTTTTTAACTGACGATCCGACCGGTAAACTAGTTCCAATGAATGATAGCAAATATAAGATACTAATCTCTGATCGTTTTtcaattaaatttaaatttggagCTCGTCTTATTAAGATACTCTGCGATGGTATAACCGTGTGGACCTATACACCAGGGTTATCTTATCCTAGGAcagtaatttttagaaaagTTCAAAACATATTCGAagtcaattttaataacaGAGTTTCATCTTGTATTCTTCAAAATGGAATATGGGTTGAAAGGGTTGTTTTTGCTCCTCAGGAATTAAAACTATATAGAAAAAGTAGTAGTGgaaattattatagaaTGACAcataacaaatataatattcaaCTTACGCCATCTCAGTCATTCCAATATGTTTTTAATACACCAGTTTTGTGCGAGATGATCCAAATTGAACACAAAATCGTTTGGATAAGAAAACCAAATGACCCACctcttttaaaattgaccTATTTTAGCAAAAGTTATGTAAGATTATATTTTCGATATTATTCGATCgaaatttataattcaAATGACTCTGTTGTAACTAAAACTTTCCCTAGAAATTG a
- a CDS encoding SVSP family protein has product MQRYKIFTYGLIIILMRIECVNCGYKPDNTHGTTSNDSDEDDDNFEVTETDVKTEGSDKQNIDTEAYERVVRELEDLVIGDSDHTGVEQHEPTPPKPSHSYRSNRPTRRPRKEFPQDKPYEQGKEFPKDKPYEQGKHVKPEAIYDKAVMTVSKPKRIRKCESIKFFKIDQTGNMVEMGFYDYTVYFKDKSALKYSFDANLEMIKCDGDTVYKHKSGLDYALTLTYNKCAGRFVIRLKNHFLFIRYAGRTWVEHDRIIPDYIKIFTQDSEGNYVELTPQQCKIDITATGSFKYYVKGLNCTRIEIYGEVIYQKKDHEDYPESVSYSLKKCFMIYFNGFVRSIERRHGKFREVYTRSSPKWNVH; this is encoded by the coding sequence atgcaaagatataaaatattcacaTATGgactaataataatattaatgcGAATcgaatgtgtaaattgtggTTATAAACCAGATAACACACATGGCACCACCAGTAATGATAGtgatgaagatgatgataattttgaagTTACTGAGACTGACGTAAAAACTGAAGGCTCTgataaacaaaatattgATACCGAAGCATATGAAAGAGTAGTAAGAGAGTTGGAAGATTTAGTAATTGGAGATAGTGATCACACAGGTGTTGAACAGCATGAACCTACTCCACCAAAACCAAGTCATAGTTACAGAAGTAACAGACCTACTAGACGTCCTCGTAAAGAATTTCCTCAAGATAAACCTTATGAACAAGGTAAAGAATTTCCTAAAGATAAACCTTATGAACAAGGTAAACATGTAAAACCTGAAGCTATTTATGATAAAGCAGTCATGACTGTTAGTAAACCTAAACGTATTAGAAAATGTGAGTCGATTAAGTTTTTTAAGATAGATCAAACTGGAAATATGGTTGAAATGGGTTTTTATGATTATACAGTATACTTTAAGGATAAATCTGCCCTTAAATATTCATTCGATGCAAATCTGGAAATGATTAAATGTGATGGTGATACTGtttataaacataaaaGTGGACTAGATTATGCATTAACattaacatataataaatgtgcAGGCAGATTTGTGATTcgtttaaaaaatcattttctGTTTATTAGGTATGCAGGTCGTACGTGGGTAGAACATGATCGAATAATCCCAGactatattaaaatattcacaCAAGATTCTGAAGGTAATTATGTTGAACTCACCCCTCAACagtgtaaaattgatataaCTGCGACTGGATCGTTCAAATATTATGTTAAAGGCTTAAATTGCACCAGAATTGAAATTTATGGAGAAGTAATCTATCAAAAAAAAGATCATGAGGATTATCCAGAATCAGTAAGCTATAGtcttaaaaaatgttttatgATTTATTTCAATGGATTTGTTCGTTCAATTGAAAGAAGACATGGGAAATTTCGGGAAGTCTATACCAGATCAAGCCCAAAATGGAATGTTCATTAA